The following are encoded in a window of Alkalibaculum bacchi genomic DNA:
- a CDS encoding Cof-type HAD-IIB family hydrolase encodes MNKKILSFDLDGTLLNGEHQITAKTQDVIKALKDMGHIIIINTGRSYNACNYYAKLIDADYILASNGAVIYDNSKNELIDKIPLDNKISHEILSILYKNQIDLKIQWDSIETYYSNNITPFETSYINNYKNDYPQSVFNYKIIKNFNEIKNFNEEIVQIFFHCMGDNKTVYMKVLQELNQLNHVNIVDFRSGYTDINHPLASKGNGLRALTQLLKMSMEDVIVFGDGNNDISAFECAGISVAMKNACLELKELATIIADYHDKDGVAFTLMDLFKLKHCFL; translated from the coding sequence ATGAACAAAAAAATTCTTTCCTTCGATTTAGATGGAACTTTGCTTAATGGTGAGCATCAGATTACGGCAAAAACACAAGATGTCATTAAAGCTCTTAAAGATATGGGGCATATTATTATCATAAATACTGGCAGAAGCTATAATGCGTGTAATTACTATGCAAAGTTAATAGATGCAGATTACATATTAGCATCTAATGGAGCAGTGATATACGATAATAGTAAGAATGAATTAATAGATAAAATACCTCTAGATAATAAAATCAGTCACGAAATCCTATCAATACTTTACAAAAATCAAATAGATTTAAAAATTCAATGGGACAGCATTGAGACCTATTATTCAAATAACATCACCCCCTTTGAAACCTCTTATATCAATAACTACAAGAATGATTATCCGCAGAGCGTTTTTAACTATAAGATAATAAAAAACTTTAATGAAATAAAAAATTTTAATGAAGAAATTGTTCAAATATTTTTTCATTGTATGGGAGATAATAAGACAGTATATATGAAAGTGCTTCAAGAATTAAATCAGTTAAACCATGTAAATATTGTAGACTTTAGAAGTGGGTATACTGATATTAATCATCCCCTTGCTTCCAAAGGCAATGGTTTAAGGGCTTTAACACAATTGTTGAAGATGTCAATGGAAGATGTCATTGTATTTGGAGATGGAAATAATGATATATCCGCGTTTGAATGTGCTGGAATAAGTGTTGCTATGAAAAATGCTTGTTTAGAGCTCAAAGAATTGGCAACAATAATAGCAGATTATCATGACAAGGATGGGGTAGCTTTTACACTTATGGATTTATTTAAATTAAAACACTGTTTTTTATGA
- the nifJ gene encoding pyruvate:ferredoxin (flavodoxin) oxidoreductase — MARKMKTMDGNTAAAYISYAFTDVAAIYPITPSSTMAELVDDWASHGQKNIFGQTVEVVEMQSEAGAAGTVHGSLQSGALTTTYTASQGLLLMIPNMYKIAGEKLPTVFHVSARALAAHALSIFGDHQDVMAARQTGFALLASNSVQEAMDLAGVAHLTAIKTRIPFVHFFDGFRTSHEIQKIEQIEYDELAKLVDYDALQAFRNSALNPEHPVIRGTAQNPDIYFQAREASNVFYNWVPDAVANYMKEITKLTGREYKPFDYYGAPDAERVIVAMGSAVETIEETIDYLVAKGEKVGVIKVRLYRPFSEKYFFNVFPSTVKKIAVLDRTKEAGALGEPLYEDIRTLFYNRDNAPVIVGGRYGLGSKDTTPSQILAVYENLKEEEPKNGFTIGIVDDVTFTSLEEKEKINTSSEGTIRCKFWGLGSDGTVGANKSAIKIIGDNTDMYAQGYFDYDSKKSGGVTISHLRFGKTPIRSTYLIDEADFISCSTQAYIYQYDLLKGLKKGGTFLINTIWSEEELDKHLPAYMKKYMAENDIKFYTINASAIAEEVGLGRRTNMIMQAAFFKLANVIDIDEAVKYLKDAIQKSYGSKGETIVKMNNEAVDQGVGAIKQVKIPQEWANAVDTLDNKKAQPEFIEKVLVPMNRQEGNSLPVSTFKDISDGTFPSGTAAYEKRGIALSVPEWQIDNCIQCNQCSFICPHAVIRPFLPTEEEASKGSETFLTKKAIGKGLEGYQYRIQVSPLDCTGCGNCADICPAKEKALIMKPIGTQEQEIENWEYATANIPYRDNLVSKTTVKGSQFAQPLLEFSGACAGCGETAYAKTLTQLYGDRMMIANATGCSSIWGASAPSTPYTTNAEGKGPSWANSLFEDNAEFGYGMAVGVKKTRNTIKNYLEEIMTDDASDSFKEAATAWIGTMDDGEASKASSAKLVEALKAYSGNNPKIKFILDNADQLVKKSVWIFGGDGWAYDIGYGGVDHVLATGEDVNILVFDTEVYSNTGGQASKSTPTAAVAKFATSGMKVKKKDLGAIAMTYGYIYVAQVAMGADKNQFMKAIQEAESYKGPSLIIAYAPCINHGIRAGMGKTVAQEKLAVESGYWHLYRHNPLLVEEGKNPFVLDSKEPNKSFQDFIMGEVRYTSLKKSFPEVADELFKKTEEEAKQRYEKYKKMAE; from the coding sequence ATGGCAAGAAAAATGAAAACAATGGATGGAAATACAGCTGCTGCTTATATTTCATACGCTTTTACAGATGTAGCTGCTATCTATCCAATCACACCTTCATCTACTATGGCAGAATTAGTTGATGATTGGGCATCTCACGGTCAAAAAAATATTTTTGGACAGACAGTTGAGGTTGTTGAAATGCAATCGGAAGCTGGTGCTGCTGGCACAGTTCATGGTTCTCTACAATCTGGTGCCTTGACAACTACCTATACTGCATCACAAGGTTTACTCTTAATGATTCCAAATATGTATAAAATAGCAGGAGAAAAGTTGCCAACTGTCTTCCATGTAAGTGCTAGAGCTTTAGCTGCTCACGCTCTTTCTATCTTTGGTGATCACCAAGATGTTATGGCTGCAAGACAAACTGGATTTGCTTTGTTAGCATCTAATAGTGTTCAAGAAGCTATGGACTTAGCAGGTGTAGCTCATTTAACTGCTATTAAGACAAGAATACCTTTTGTTCACTTCTTTGATGGATTTAGAACATCACATGAAATCCAAAAAATCGAACAAATCGAATACGACGAATTAGCAAAATTAGTTGATTATGATGCTTTACAAGCATTTAGAAATAGCGCCTTAAATCCAGAGCACCCTGTTATTCGTGGCACTGCTCAAAACCCTGATATTTATTTCCAAGCAAGAGAAGCTTCTAATGTCTTCTACAATTGGGTTCCAGACGCAGTAGCAAATTACATGAAAGAAATTACTAAACTTACTGGCAGAGAATACAAACCATTTGATTACTACGGAGCACCTGATGCAGAACGTGTCATCGTAGCTATGGGATCAGCCGTTGAAACGATCGAAGAGACAATAGATTACCTAGTTGCTAAAGGCGAAAAAGTAGGTGTAATTAAAGTTAGACTTTACAGACCATTCTCGGAAAAGTATTTCTTTAATGTATTCCCAAGCACAGTTAAGAAAATAGCTGTATTAGATCGAACAAAAGAAGCAGGTGCTTTAGGAGAACCATTATACGAAGATATAAGAACATTATTCTACAATAGAGATAATGCACCAGTTATTGTAGGTGGAAGATATGGTTTAGGTTCTAAAGATACTACTCCTTCACAAATCTTAGCTGTATACGAAAACTTAAAAGAAGAAGAACCTAAAAATGGATTTACAATTGGTATTGTCGATGATGTGACATTTACTTCATTAGAAGAAAAAGAAAAAATAAACACATCTTCTGAAGGCACAATCAGATGTAAATTCTGGGGACTTGGATCTGATGGTACTGTAGGTGCAAACAAAAGCGCAATAAAAATTATCGGTGACAATACAGATATGTACGCTCAAGGATACTTCGATTACGATAGTAAAAAATCTGGTGGTGTAACAATTTCTCACTTAAGATTTGGTAAAACACCAATTAGATCTACTTATTTGATTGATGAAGCAGACTTTATTTCATGTTCTACTCAAGCTTATATTTATCAATACGATTTATTAAAAGGTCTGAAAAAAGGTGGTACTTTCTTAATCAATACAATTTGGTCTGAAGAAGAATTAGATAAGCACTTACCAGCTTATATGAAGAAATATATGGCAGAAAATGATATTAAATTCTACACAATAAACGCTTCAGCTATTGCAGAAGAAGTAGGTTTAGGTAGAAGAACGAATATGATCATGCAAGCAGCATTCTTTAAATTGGCTAATGTAATTGACATTGACGAGGCTGTTAAATACTTGAAAGACGCTATTCAGAAGTCTTACGGAAGTAAAGGTGAGACTATTGTTAAGATGAACAATGAGGCAGTAGATCAAGGTGTAGGAGCTATTAAGCAAGTAAAAATACCTCAAGAATGGGCAAACGCAGTAGATACATTAGACAACAAAAAAGCTCAACCAGAGTTTATTGAAAAAGTACTCGTTCCTATGAACAGACAAGAAGGAAATAGTCTTCCTGTTTCTACTTTCAAAGATATCTCTGATGGTACCTTCCCTAGTGGAACAGCAGCTTATGAAAAGAGAGGAATTGCATTATCTGTACCAGAATGGCAAATTGACAATTGTATCCAATGTAATCAATGCTCTTTCATCTGCCCTCATGCAGTAATTAGACCATTCTTACCAACTGAAGAAGAAGCTAGTAAAGGATCTGAAACTTTCTTAACTAAGAAAGCTATTGGAAAGGGACTAGAAGGATATCAATATAGAATTCAAGTTTCTCCATTAGATTGTACTGGATGCGGGAACTGCGCGGATATTTGTCCGGCGAAAGAAAAAGCTCTAATTATGAAGCCTATTGGAACACAAGAACAAGAAATTGAAAATTGGGAATATGCAACAGCAAATATCCCTTATAGAGATAATCTTGTTTCTAAAACTACAGTAAAAGGTAGCCAATTTGCTCAACCATTACTTGAGTTCTCTGGTGCTTGTGCAGGTTGTGGAGAGACAGCTTATGCAAAAACACTTACTCAATTATATGGTGATCGAATGATGATTGCTAATGCTACTGGTTGTTCATCAATCTGGGGAGCTTCAGCACCATCTACTCCATATACTACCAACGCAGAAGGTAAAGGTCCATCTTGGGCAAACTCATTGTTTGAAGACAATGCTGAGTTTGGTTATGGTATGGCAGTTGGAGTTAAGAAGACAAGAAATACAATTAAAAATTACCTTGAAGAAATAATGACTGATGATGCAAGTGATTCCTTTAAAGAAGCTGCTACAGCTTGGATTGGGACTATGGATGATGGAGAAGCTTCTAAAGCATCCTCTGCAAAATTAGTAGAAGCACTTAAAGCTTATAGTGGTAATAATCCTAAGATTAAATTTATCTTAGACAATGCAGATCAATTAGTGAAAAAATCTGTATGGATCTTTGGTGGAGACGGATGGGCATATGACATCGGATACGGTGGTGTAGACCACGTGTTAGCTACTGGAGAAGACGTCAATATCTTAGTATTTGATACAGAAGTATACTCAAACACTGGTGGTCAAGCATCTAAATCTACACCAACAGCAGCTGTAGCTAAATTTGCCACATCTGGTATGAAGGTTAAGAAGAAAGATTTAGGCGCTATTGCTATGACTTATGGATACATCTATGTAGCGCAAGTTGCTATGGGAGCAGACAAAAATCAATTTATGAAAGCGATTCAAGAAGCAGAAAGCTACAAAGGACCATCTTTAATCATCGCTTATGCACCATGTATCAACCACGGAATCCGTGCTGGTATGGGTAAAACTGTAGCTCAAGAAAAATTAGCTGTAGAATCAGGATACTGGCATTTATACAGACATAATCCATTGTTAGTTGAAGAAGGTAAAAATCCATTTGTTCTAGACTCTAAAGAACCAAATAAGAGCTTCCAAGACTTTATCATGGGTGAAGTACGTTACACATCACTTAAGAAATCTTTCCCAGAAGTAGCTGACGAACTCTTCAAGAAAACAGAAGAAGAAGCAAAACAAAGATACGAAAAATATAAGAAAATGGCTGAATAA
- a CDS encoding glutamine--tRNA ligase/YqeY domain fusion protein, whose amino-acid sequence MSSETTASNFIYNIIEEDIKNNLYKNEEIHTRFPPEPNGYLHIGHAKSILLNYNTAQKYGGKFNLRFDDTNPTKEDVEYVESIKEDIKWLGANWEDRIFFASDYFEKMYQYALELIDKGLAYVDDLSAEEIREYRGTLNTPGKESPYRNRPTKESRELFEKMKNGEFPDGTRVLRAKIDMSSPNINMRDPVIYRILHATHHNTSNKWCIYPMYDFAHPIEDGIEGITHSLCTLEFEDHRPFYNWILENLDDYKERRPRQIEFAKLQLSRTIIGKRFIKKLVDDGMVDGWDDPRLMTISGMRRRGITPEAIQNFCEEIGIAKANSLVDIAMFEHFIRDDLKAKTRRLMAILDPIKVVITNYPEDQTEWLEIHNNQDNESLGYRKIPFSREIYIDRDDFMEVPPKKYFRLFPGNEVRLMGAYFITCNNVIKDDAGNILELHCTYDPETKSGSGFTGRKVKGTIHWVSASHCIKAEARLYDYLIKDESDIEEDSSTEDKINPNSMKVTTAYLEPELAKAKPGDKFQFVRNGYFCVDTKDSTEDHLVFNLTVNLKSSWRPQK is encoded by the coding sequence GTGAGTAGTGAGACAACTGCATCCAATTTTATTTATAATATCATAGAGGAAGACATTAAAAATAATCTATACAAAAATGAAGAAATACACACTCGATTTCCCCCAGAGCCTAACGGATATCTTCATATAGGACATGCAAAATCCATCTTATTAAATTACAATACAGCGCAAAAATATGGCGGTAAATTTAATTTACGGTTTGATGACACAAATCCAACAAAAGAAGATGTAGAATATGTAGAATCCATTAAAGAAGATATTAAATGGCTAGGTGCAAACTGGGAAGACAGAATTTTTTTTGCTTCTGATTACTTTGAAAAAATGTACCAATATGCTTTAGAGCTCATCGACAAAGGTTTAGCTTATGTGGATGATTTAAGTGCTGAAGAAATACGGGAATACCGTGGCACATTAAATACTCCTGGTAAAGAAAGTCCTTATCGGAATCGACCTACAAAAGAAAGCAGAGAACTATTTGAAAAGATGAAAAATGGCGAGTTTCCTGATGGTACAAGAGTTTTAAGAGCAAAAATTGATATGTCTAGCCCAAATATCAATATGAGAGATCCTGTTATCTATCGTATTCTACATGCTACACATCATAATACAAGCAATAAATGGTGTATTTATCCAATGTACGATTTTGCTCATCCAATAGAAGATGGCATAGAAGGTATTACCCATTCTCTGTGCACATTAGAATTTGAAGATCATCGTCCTTTTTACAATTGGATTTTAGAAAATTTAGATGATTATAAAGAACGTCGACCAAGGCAAATTGAATTTGCAAAACTACAGCTGAGTAGAACCATCATAGGAAAAAGATTCATAAAAAAACTAGTTGATGATGGCATGGTTGATGGATGGGACGACCCTAGACTCATGACCATATCAGGAATGAGACGAAGAGGCATTACGCCAGAAGCGATACAAAACTTTTGTGAAGAAATCGGTATCGCTAAAGCAAATAGCCTTGTGGATATCGCTATGTTTGAACACTTTATAAGAGATGACTTAAAGGCAAAAACACGCCGATTAATGGCTATATTAGACCCTATCAAAGTCGTTATTACCAATTATCCAGAAGATCAAACAGAGTGGCTAGAAATCCACAATAATCAAGATAATGAAAGCTTAGGATACAGAAAAATACCTTTTAGCAGAGAGATTTACATTGACCGAGATGACTTTATGGAGGTACCTCCAAAGAAATATTTTAGACTCTTCCCTGGAAACGAAGTTCGACTAATGGGCGCCTATTTTATTACCTGTAATAATGTAATAAAAGATGATGCAGGTAATATTCTAGAATTACACTGTACCTACGACCCTGAAACAAAATCTGGTAGTGGCTTTACAGGTAGAAAGGTTAAGGGAACCATTCACTGGGTTAGCGCATCACATTGTATCAAGGCGGAAGCTAGACTTTACGATTATTTAATCAAAGATGAAAGCGATATAGAAGAGGATTCTTCTACAGAAGATAAAATCAATCCAAATTCCATGAAAGTAACAACAGCCTATCTAGAACCTGAGCTAGCAAAAGCAAAGCCAGGAGACAAATTTCAATTTGTTCGAAACGGATACTTCTGCGTAGACACAAAGGATAGCACAGAAGACCATTTAGTATTTAATCTAACAGTAAACTTAAAAAGTTCATGGAGACCACAAAAATAG
- a CDS encoding threonine/serine exporter family protein, translated as MIRIFIISFFATLFTSIAFKAPNKAILPASFLGGFGSIIFMLVSKAVNYQMMSYFVATFFITVCSEFLARLKKMPITVFTVPSIFPILPGVKIYTAVAYLFLKTGKASEAIIEAILAVLGMAMAMVLSSLLTKTINKIITFLFLKTNLQTK; from the coding sequence ATGATTCGCATCTTTATCATTTCATTTTTTGCTACACTTTTTACTTCAATTGCATTTAAAGCTCCAAATAAGGCGATCTTGCCCGCATCATTTTTAGGTGGATTTGGCTCAATAATTTTTATGCTTGTATCAAAAGCTGTTAATTATCAAATGATGTCCTATTTTGTTGCAACATTCTTTATAACTGTCTGCAGCGAATTCTTAGCTCGACTAAAAAAAATGCCTATAACCGTATTTACCGTTCCTTCAATTTTTCCAATCCTTCCTGGGGTTAAGATTTACACAGCTGTAGCCTATTTATTTTTAAAGACTGGTAAGGCTTCAGAAGCTATTATCGAAGCTATATTGGCCGTATTAGGCATGGCAATGGCTATGGTCTTATCTTCATTGCTGACAAAAACAATTAATAAGATAATTACCTTTTTATTTTTAAAAACCAATTTACAAACCAAATAA
- a CDS encoding threonine/serine exporter family protein has product MENINIREAVTLTKLCAQIILENNGETYRAEETVMFIGRSLGYDTEVISFPIGFIITIADEEDTINTIIKRIKSRKVDLGAIHEVNDLSRKIVNRSIDIQEAIAKLRELHNKREKTSPLLYTAASLSPAAFSLLYGGGLFDAFVSAICGFLVQYVYSNFDVDDNYNFAMSLISGAMIAIIAIVFVNVFNVGNTNIIITAAITPLLPGLVMTTAIRDAMRGDLLSGLARLAEAILVAIALAFGVGAILTIFYGI; this is encoded by the coding sequence ATGGAAAATATAAATATTAGAGAAGCCGTCACGCTAACAAAACTCTGTGCACAAATTATCTTGGAAAACAATGGCGAAACCTATCGAGCCGAAGAAACTGTGATGTTTATTGGACGCTCTCTAGGGTACGATACGGAAGTAATCTCCTTTCCTATAGGGTTTATTATTACTATTGCAGATGAAGAAGATACTATTAATACAATTATTAAGAGAATTAAGAGCAGAAAAGTTGATTTAGGGGCTATACATGAAGTTAATGATTTATCAAGAAAAATAGTAAATCGCTCTATAGATATACAAGAGGCTATTGCAAAGCTTAGAGAACTTCATAATAAAAGAGAAAAAACAAGCCCCCTTTTGTATACAGCAGCATCACTATCCCCTGCTGCATTTTCTCTTCTCTATGGAGGAGGTTTGTTTGATGCATTTGTATCAGCTATTTGCGGATTTCTAGTACAATATGTGTACAGCAATTTTGACGTAGATGATAATTATAATTTTGCTATGAGCTTAATTAGCGGTGCTATGATTGCGATTATTGCCATCGTATTTGTTAATGTATTTAATGTAGGCAATACGAACATAATTATTACGGCAGCCATAACACCTCTCTTGCCAGGTTTAGTCATGACCACTGCCATTCGTGATGCTATGCGTGGTGATCTTCTCTCTGGACTAGCTAGACTAGCAGAAGCCATATTAGTGGCTATTGCCCTAGCATTTGGCGTAGGAGCCATTTTGACCATTTTCTACGGGATTTAA
- a CDS encoding B12-binding domain-containing protein, producing the protein MDYDQLSIALSELKGDEVLELTKQFIESRPDELAEKKFIIAAQDGINKVSERFEMRDYKVGDLIYAKEILEQIMDMILPAAEGSI; encoded by the coding sequence ATGGATTACGATCAATTAAGCATAGCGCTGTCTGAATTAAAGGGAGATGAAGTCCTGGAACTCACAAAGCAGTTTATAGAGAGCAGACCAGATGAATTGGCTGAGAAGAAGTTTATCATTGCAGCTCAAGATGGTATTAATAAGGTATCTGAGAGGTTTGAGATGAGAGATTATAAAGTAGGTGATTTGATCTATGCAAAAGAGATCCTAGAACAAATCATGGATATGATTTTGCCTGCTGCTGAAGGATCTATTTAA
- a CDS encoding NUDIX hydrolase, with product MDWEDVIHNYIPKSEEEKKYKEVFLYSIDYFNDILTRHNPIVHLTSSAFVVNKKFDHALMIYHNIYDSWSWTGGHVDGETDFLKVAIKEVKEETGIFVKAITSMPLSIDVLSVIGHFKRGEYVAPHLHLSIAYGAIGDEEQELVIKKDENSAVKWIPIEQVNIYSTESHMKDIYDKLINRILQYKKVTTTL from the coding sequence ATGGATTGGGAAGATGTAATACATAATTATATACCTAAAAGTGAAGAAGAAAAGAAGTACAAGGAAGTTTTCTTATACAGTATAGATTATTTTAATGATATACTGACTAGGCATAATCCTATTGTTCATTTAACTAGTTCAGCTTTTGTGGTGAACAAAAAATTTGATCATGCCTTAATGATATATCATAATATTTATGATTCCTGGTCCTGGACTGGTGGCCACGTTGATGGGGAGACGGACTTTTTAAAAGTAGCCATTAAAGAAGTTAAAGAAGAAACAGGTATTTTTGTAAAAGCGATTACCTCTATGCCTTTATCTATAGATGTTCTATCTGTTATAGGACATTTTAAAAGAGGAGAATACGTAGCTCCACACTTACATTTGTCTATAGCATATGGAGCTATAGGAGATGAGGAACAAGAGCTCGTCATAAAAAAAGATGAAAATAGCGCTGTCAAATGGATTCCTATAGAACAAGTGAATATATATAGCACTGAAAGTCATATGAAAGATATTTATGATAAATTAATAAATCGAATACTCCAATACAAGAAAGTGACGACCACACTTTAG
- a CDS encoding vitamin B12 dependent-methionine synthase activation domain-containing protein, whose protein sequence is MEKRIFTEIPFVIDLEVLNERMKLRNNKRMLETLEELIKQAEAVAKPKAIYIEALIQELKEDYITIGETQFNSKNLAENVKGVDMVFPYIITSGVEVEALTKEMDDLLDQFLFDGIKTEILLCATDFISQDIKNKYGYEEITYEIPGSLEGWDMLEQKKLFALFGDVEGDIGVKLSDSNIMYPGKSVSGIYFRKVE, encoded by the coding sequence ATGGAGAAGAGAATATTTACAGAGATTCCGTTTGTAATCGATTTAGAGGTATTAAATGAGAGAATGAAGCTAAGAAATAATAAGAGAATGCTAGAGACTTTAGAAGAGCTGATTAAACAAGCTGAAGCGGTGGCAAAACCTAAAGCAATCTACATAGAAGCTCTTATACAAGAGCTTAAAGAAGATTATATTACTATTGGTGAAACTCAGTTTAATAGTAAAAATCTTGCTGAAAATGTAAAGGGAGTAGATATGGTATTTCCTTATATAATTACCAGTGGTGTTGAAGTAGAAGCGCTTACAAAAGAAATGGACGATCTTCTAGATCAATTTCTATTTGATGGCATTAAAACAGAAATTTTGCTATGTGCAACAGACTTTATATCACAAGATATTAAAAATAAGTACGGATATGAAGAAATAACATATGAAATTCCTGGCTCCTTAGAAGGCTGGGATATGCTAGAACAGAAAAAATTATTTGCTTTATTTGGAGATGTAGAAGGAGATATTGGCGTAAAACTTTCAGACAGCAATATTATGTACCCAGGAAAAAGCGTATCGGGAATATACTTTCGAAAGGTAGAATGA
- a CDS encoding alpha/beta-type small acid-soluble spore protein, producing the protein MSRRKQKAGLNQFKEECARDLNINLKQGYNGDLTSKEAGSVGGEMVKRMVRSYEEKSNNQ; encoded by the coding sequence ATGAGCAGAAGAAAACAAAAAGCTGGTTTAAATCAATTTAAAGAAGAATGTGCTAGAGACCTTAATATCAACTTAAAACAAGGCTACAATGGAGACTTAACTTCTAAAGAAGCAGGATCTGTTGGTGGAGAAATGGTAAAGAGAATGGTACGTTCATATGAAGAAAAATCAAATAATCAATAG
- a CDS encoding TraR/DksA C4-type zinc finger protein: MDKSKQYYFKNKLLQEKNRILKLVEDMKRNEITDMYEEMADELSTFDNHPGDIASIRSDLERGAYQKENEHRMLRKIEDAIHSIEEGKYGRCANCGQSISEERLEVIPYARTCVGCKES, from the coding sequence ATGGATAAAAGCAAACAATACTATTTTAAAAATAAATTATTACAAGAAAAAAACCGAATTTTAAAACTTGTAGAAGATATGAAGAGGAATGAAATTACAGATATGTACGAGGAAATGGCAGATGAATTATCTACTTTTGATAATCATCCAGGTGATATTGCCAGTATACGCAGTGATCTTGAGAGAGGTGCTTATCAAAAGGAAAATGAACATAGGATGTTGAGAAAAATAGAAGATGCTATTCATTCTATTGAAGAGGGAAAATATGGTCGCTGTGCAAACTGTGGTCAATCCATTTCTGAAGAAAGATTAGAAGTCATTCCATACGCGAGGACATGTGTTGGATGTAAGGAAAGCTAA
- a CDS encoding tRNA threonylcarbamoyladenosine dehydratase — protein MLHQFSRTELLIGQDNLDKLKDSKVAVFGIGGVGSFVVEGLVRAGIGKLVLIDDDKICLTNLNRQLHATRKTIGRSKVEVMKERVLEINPKAEVTTFQEFYMPGRGDDLISEDYDYIVDAIDTVTGKIDLVVNAKSKNIPIISSMGAGNKLDPTRFEVADIYKTSICPLAKVMRKELKKKNIESLKVVYSKEVPIKPMENEDSSCAAGCICPPGITRKCTSRNQIPGSISFVPSVVGLIIAGEVVKDLID, from the coding sequence ATGTTACATCAATTTTCAAGAACAGAACTATTAATTGGTCAAGATAATTTAGATAAATTGAAGGATAGCAAGGTTGCAGTCTTTGGCATTGGAGGAGTTGGATCTTTTGTAGTTGAAGGTTTAGTGCGAGCTGGCATAGGTAAACTTGTTCTAATAGATGATGATAAAATTTGTTTAACAAATTTAAATAGGCAATTACATGCTACGAGAAAGACTATAGGAAGGTCTAAAGTAGAAGTGATGAAAGAAAGAGTATTAGAAATCAATCCCAAAGCAGAAGTAACTACATTTCAAGAGTTTTATATGCCTGGTAGAGGAGATGACTTAATAAGTGAAGATTATGACTACATTGTAGACGCTATTGATACAGTCACGGGAAAGATTGATTTAGTTGTCAATGCAAAGTCAAAAAATATTCCAATTATCAGCTCTATGGGAGCAGGCAATAAATTAGATCCTACTAGATTTGAGGTTGCAGATATTTATAAGACATCCATTTGCCCTTTAGCAAAAGTTATGCGTAAGGAATTAAAAAAGAAAAATATTGAATCTTTAAAAGTAGTCTACTCAAAAGAAGTTCCAATAAAGCCAATGGAAAATGAAGATTCTAGCTGTGCTGCAGGCTGTATTTGCCCACCAGGTATAACGAGAAAGTGCACTTCTAGAAATCAAATACCAGGAAGCATCTCCTTTGTGCCATCAGTGGTAGGTTTGATTATTGCTGGTGAAGTGGTTAAGGATTTGATTGATTAG